TCAGCAGCAAAACCAGCGCCAGCAGCAGCACCGCCGCCACCGGCGCCACCACGCCCATCCAGGCCCTGCCTCCAAGGCCCTCAACATTCATCAGCCGCAAACCCCCAGTACACACCAGCTTTGAAAAAACTACGCGCCTTATCAAAACCACGCGGGGGAGCTGTGACAAGGCCCGACCCCTCCCCCGCCGTCATCCACGCCCCCATGCTCAACCCTCCCCCGCTCGCTGTTCGACACACGCCCCCGGCGCGGAATGTACTATCATAACGCGCCCCGACGAATGTCCGCCAATCACTGGAAAACCATGGAAAATCGCGACACTATCGCCCAGATCCAATCACTCCGGCAGCAGATTCAAACCGTCATCGTCGGCCAGGAGACCCTGATCGACCGCCTGCTGGTCAGCCTGCTCAGCGCCGGACATTTGCTGGTGGAGGGCCTGCCGGGCCTGGCCAAAACCACCGCCGTCCACACCCTGGCCGACGGGCTGGCGCTGGCCTTCCAGCGCATCCAGTTCACCCCGGACATGATCCCCGGCGACATCACGGGCACGGACATCTTCGTTCCCGGCGAGGGCCGCTTCCGCTTCGTCGAAGGCCCGCTGTTTCACGACATCATTCTGGCCGATGAGATCAACCGCGCCCCGCCCAAGGTGCAAAGCGCCCTCTTGGAAGCCATGCAGGAAGGCCAGGTCACCGTGGGCGGCACCACCCGGCCGCTCACCCCCGTGTTCATGGTCATGGCCACCCAAAACCCCATCGAGCAGGAAGGCACCTACCCCCTGCCCGAGGCCCAGCTCGACCGTTTCATGATGAAAGTGAATCTGGACTTCCCCAGCGCCGCGGACGAGCTGGAAGTATTGCGCCGGGAAACCGCCCGTCTCCAGGGGAAGGCCCCGGTCAAACCCGAGGCCGTGCTCCATGCCGATGATCTGCTGGCCGCACGCCGGGCCGTCAACAAAATCTATATGGACCCCATGGTGGAACGCTACATCGTCACCCTGGTGGGCGCCACCCGCGACCCAAAAGCCTGGGACGAGCAAGCGGCCACCTGGTTCGACCGCGGCGCCTCCCCCCGCGCCACCCTCGCCCTCGCCCGCGGCGCCCGCGCCCATGCCCTGCTGGCCGGACGCGATTTTGTCGAACCGGGGGACGTGCTGGAACTGGCACCGGACGTGTTGCAGCACCGGGTGGGCCTCAGCTTCAGCGCCCGGGCGGAAGGGCTGGGGGCGGTGGCGGCAGTGCAGCGCCTGCTGGACTGTGTGCCGGTGCCGTAGGGAAAAACCCCATGTCCGCCCTCCTGCTCAGCACCGCCGACCTGGAGCAGCTCCACAGCCTCACCCTGGCCTGGCGCCGGGCGCAGGGCCGGGCGGGCAGCCGCTTTGCCGGTCCGGCGCCGTCGCTGTACCGGGGGCGGGGGATGGAACTCAAAGACATGCGCCCCTACCAGGCCGGCGATGACGTGCGCCACATGGACTGGCGCGCCACCGCCCGCAGCGGCCGGCCCATGACCAAGGTCTTTCACGAAGAGCGGCAGCGGCTGCTGCACCTGGTGGTGGACCGGCGGCCCGCCATGTTCTTCGGCACCCGGGGGGAATTGAAAGCAGCGCGGGCGGCGCGGGCAGCGGCCTTGCTGGCCTTCTCAGCCCTGGCGCAACAGGAGCGGGTAAGCGGTGTAACC
This genomic window from Gammaproteobacteria bacterium contains:
- a CDS encoding MoxR family ATPase, producing MENRDTIAQIQSLRQQIQTVIVGQETLIDRLLVSLLSAGHLLVEGLPGLAKTTAVHTLADGLALAFQRIQFTPDMIPGDITGTDIFVPGEGRFRFVEGPLFHDIILADEINRAPPKVQSALLEAMQEGQVTVGGTTRPLTPVFMVMATQNPIEQEGTYPLPEAQLDRFMMKVNLDFPSAADELEVLRRETARLQGKAPVKPEAVLHADDLLAARRAVNKIYMDPMVERYIVTLVGATRDPKAWDEQAATWFDRGASPRATLALARGARAHALLAGRDFVEPGDVLELAPDVLQHRVGLSFSARAEGLGAVAAVQRLLDCVPVP